AATGTATCGAATTTTGAGCTAcctaatatcataaaaaagtatattttttacagattcagaaaaacttaaagaaatcatttgtaaaatgtttgtagtttaaattttaaactatcatGGAAGAATAAACCttgtataattttgtaatttattgtaGATATTAGCGAGGAACGTATCGAAAGATTGAAAATACCATATGGTATTCCGTTTGTTTACGAATTGGATAAGAATTTTCGACCCGTAGTTTCAATGAAATTCATTGCCACAGATGCTGTTGTATACGAAGTTCAAAAACGGCTTTCTTCAAGAGGCTATTTCGAGTCAACATTAAAACgttactaaaaaaaaaccttaattcacaaggattaaaaaatatacgctaaaccattttataaattttttattaataataaaaatattattatatacctagATAAGAGTTTTCATAAGAGTTGTTTCTAGTTTCTTGTAGTCGCGAATTAAAACTAAAagcttgtattttaataatagacTATTGattattcgctccgagcgtgaatttcgtttccatgacaacgatacactactttaattatagaattaatggatgcatatataattgtgtggattgcattgaaaacttacatttaaaatttaatattcttgtttcacaaatttaaataaataattacgataattaacatttgaaaaataatatttgtacaatttgatttcttattttcacaatttttaatgcattaagtttaattaattagtgtttttcaatcattttaatttgacagtttctatatcattaacatgtaaataattgcaaattagtcataacagcccactttatctccaaaatttttcacttaaagcgctggcatcgattttattatccctaccatgactacgcacacaacgaattgattgataactgggagttacAACCCGCCAACTGGTGATAATAGTTCGAACTAATTTAAACAAGAAGTGGGCCCGATTTCAGTAGTTCCTatttagactaccagatggcaagaCTTGTCTTTGCCATTTctaaatatctttctttattagTACCAAAGAATTCAGATACATAATAGTACTAATTGAAACAGGAAGTGAACCGTTTTTTTAGTAGTTCCAATTTTGACCATTAAATTACTTATCATTTATCAATAGTAATTGAGTATGTTTGATAATTGATATTATGGTCAAATCCATAGTttcgttattaaattttttgacaggtgcatatttcaaattattttcaaaacaataattaaaaaaactaattcgaCAGATTGATACACAAATTATTAGTAGGTATGTAACATTTTACatgacaatttaaatatttatgctttgtttaatagatttttgtttaatttgaacatatttttgactaaaaataGTCAAAACGGCGACGTTACTAaagaaagttattaaattacatgCAAATTATTGTGTCAATCTGTCAAAACGATGTGCTTTTCACTCACGTAACGTTAAAGAAGGTGGAAGTAAAGTTATTTTTGTGAGACACGGTGCTGGTGAAtggaatgataaaaatttatttactggaTGGTATGATGTACCTTTGTCTGACAGAGGTATGGAACCAATTGTTTTCAGATCTTTTTCAGATAcagaatgaaaatataatgattcgttgaaaaaaatttcaatcgacataattttgaaaagaatataTATAGTAGGAAAAAGGTCATTGAATACGTTTTTGAATCTGCTTGCCGTTACTATTGATTTGTATCGGCTTagattaaatttagtttataagCCATTACTAACAATTGACCCAACTTTTACAAATTACCTAGCTCCTTCTTGACTCTTGACTGCCGAATAagcaattattgaaattatccacaatgatatattttttacctttccGAATATTTAAACAACATGCAATCAACTTATTATCAGTTATATTCTATTATAGGTCGTCGCGAAGCTATCGGTGCTGGCCAAAAATTACATAGTCTTGGAATACACTTCGATGAAGCCTATACGTCAGTACTGACTCGTGCGCAGTTAACTCTTGAACTCATATTGAAGGAAGTTGGTCAAGAAAATATTCCTACTTTTACCACGTGGAGGTTAAATGAACGACATTATGGAAGTTTGACGGGTCTTAATAAACAAGAAACGGCTGAAAAGTATGGTGAACAACAAGTAAGTATTTCACTTCGTTATACTGCCTATAGCTCTTCTGCGCAAGAAGAAACATGACAGTAGTATAGCTAAATTcgttattattttcttcttccTTAATCGATAGCTGgaacaagaaaataattgataCTTCATCAAcagattctttaaataatattaaaaaaattaaagtaaaactcataaaattaatattgcccGCTGTGGTATTTAATGGCTATATTAGAAAGGCGATGTTATACCATTTGTGTTTAAAATGACTTTAGGCGTATGGGCTAAAATCAATAAAGTAAATACGTTACAACACTTGGAAGTAAATATTCGCCATGTTATTGCCGGTATACAGTCCTAGTTGTTCAATTAAGTGATTCcaaatttgacttaaaattacttttcatttGAACCAGCCTTATCAaagtaattttacatttatcacAATTGTTAAATACAGTTACAATTATCTTTCCGATTAAGTACCATAGCGATTAACTAACTTTATTgtcatattattaattgttcAAGGAAGTTGTTTCAAACCAGCATAGCATAgctttaaaattggaaaaataaatttcaggtGCAAATATGGAGACGAAGCTATGATATAGCACCACCACCAATGGAACCCGACCAcccatattataaaaaaattcgagaCGATCCGAGATACAAAGATGGACCATCAACTGATGAATTTCCAGATTCCGAAAGCTTGAAGGACACCTCTCATCGAACAATTCCCTACTGGAGGAGTTATATTATTCCTAAATTAAGGAAAGGTCATACAATTTTGGTTGTTGCACATCAAAACAGTCTTAGAGCTCTTGTGAAATATTTAGACAGTAAGTATGTATATATTCTGCTCCTATTCAGCATCACCTTTCTTGCAACTCGATAGCTTAAGCTGTTTTGAGGTAtcgaattcaaatttaaacaagtgaaaacaaacaattgactgagttaattgttgaaataccatgcatagtcagtgttgatttctttattattacacatacaaacatgtgacacatacataactgataatcaagtatagtacatatgtaaatgactttatagtgttctgcattaccgaccgacatttagtgtatagtttgtacacatattataaaatttccgcctaattggcgccctcacgggtaaacagtgatgtttacgaaaaaatgtttcaaacaaaagttgtttaatttttgataaggaacattttttacatttaaacttttgttctatctctaacggtttataagatgggtcctacggacccaagatccaattgacctatgatgctcatttacgagcttgacctcactttttacgtcctgagtacgctgtaaaaatttcagctcgatatcttttttcgtttttgagttatcgtgaccacagacggacggacggacggacggacaaccggaaatggactaattaggtgattctatgaacacctatgacaaaatttttttcctagcatcattatttttaagcgttacaaacttgggactaaacttataatactatgtatatttcatatatacatggtataaaaatatgaaatcagaaaattttgagattttaaagATTTGTTAATTTTGGACTTAAGAATTGGATCCAGAGCAAATAATGGACTTGAATTTACCAACTGCCCTTCCATTTGTTTATGAATTCGATAAACACCTGCAACCCATTATCtcgtttaaatttattgaagatgAAGAAACTGTCAAACAAGCGATGGCTAGAGTAGCAGCGGAAtctaagaaaaagaaaaaggaagaatagttaaaataaatgtttaacgTTTATATAAAAACCTGTAATTTGTTTGTAAccgtattaaataaaaattgttgtaacTTGAATTACGTAGGTACTCAAGTTATCTATTAGCGATATATTAgcgaaaattctatttttaatgtagtttacttgatatcataaaaaaataatgtattttatcagTATTTTTCACGCTGCAATAAAATAACTACTTGATTGATTAAAAATGGCGTCGTGGTCTTGACTAAGCAAGGCGCCGGTATCTCAgctgttactttaataaattaaacaaattggaatgttgactttttttttatcattccaGATGAAGAATTTCTGAATATTTCGATCACTTCAAGAATGGAAAAGTGAAGTTGTTTATTATCTTTTGAAATAcgtaaaatatgaacgtttaaaactcctaatttCTTCAAAGAGGAAAATATCGACTAGTATTGCTATTGCACGGTTTCGCCATAgtgattacatataaaattttgtttttcaaaaaagagattttcaatttaaaagacGTAACTTTAAcgcagaaataattttattccataaaatttaaatataaaaaactcgTTTTATCGATAGTGTATGAGTAAACAAACGCACATAACCATATTTAGAAACGTTTCTCCTCCAAAATTCAGAATTCGAACCGAggccaattatttatataattggtTTCTAATAACTTGCAAAGAATAGCTCTTAgtttatgtttcaaaatattatataaccaagaattttcgtaaattaataaaatattttactaatttaataataaaattgctttgaacctaaaagattaaataatttatatccgttttcttaaaaattatatatcctttttataaggaagtataaaatattttcaaacaaaacgtttgcaacattattttattaaaattatagtcCAGGCattctcaataaaaaataaagtttcttagatttttttaattaaaattttttaactcacaggttttataatttagttttaaacttATCCAAATTCCATTTATATTGAAAACGGTAAGCTTGAACGAAGGTAGTCCCTAAAGAGTGTCTCATTTAGGTCCCCGATATTGTAAATTCGTATCGGTATCGGTACAAAAATGGGATGATGCAGTTTCTAATCTGGGTGATACTCGTCGGTTGTTGGTATTCTTTCAAACAACAATTGTAATTTTACCGTCAATTAAACTCTTTAAAGGAGCTAATCGgactttttacgaaaaaatttggtAAGCTTTGCTTCTCAAAAAGCATAACATTTCTTATCAATTCCACGTAAGATGACCAAAATCAGCGATGACGGTgaaccattaattttttttttaactaacattttttcggcttaataaattatatatttatatagaaaatttacaaatctGTAATGACGAGTCTTTTTATGTCACCGGCATTACGGAATAgtatttttgtatcgaaaagTGTTAGATTTTATGTTCGGACGTCGGTTTCACATTTAGTCCTTAAAATATACTGTTATCCATTTATACCGGTATTTGAATCCTATAAGCCTAGACTATGTGTAAAAAGTCCAAGAGACTTGAATGTTTGTTTgcatttaatgttattatatctACAATTCATCTCGTTTTTGACTTTGTGTCCTTCTTTCCGCTTTACTTatccaaatataatttatgttggTATAAATATGTAGAACAACAAAATatctttgttatttat
This genomic interval from Chrysoperla carnea chromosome 1, inChrCarn1.1, whole genome shotgun sequence contains the following:
- the LOC123306015 gene encoding uncharacterized protein LOC123306015, encoding MDPTKESCGYTKYIVVFSRSGRCLSTVEKKFPGWFDCPLVEQGRLEAASSGALLRKEGYQFDEVHTSVLTRVNEGADIILKELGQKHIPKYKTWRLNDLHYGDLTRKNKLELYAQYGEKQVQLWKQSYDVAPPPMTPDHPHYEEIINNPIFANGPPKDEFPKFESLKMLMERSIPYWENDIVPKLKQGKRILIVSSAQCFRGFIKYLDHISEERIERLKIPYGIPFVYELDKNFRPVVSMKFIATDAVVYEVQKRLSSRGYFESTLKLKTATLLKKVIKLHANYCVNLSKRCAFHSRNVKEGGSKVIFVRHGAGEWNDKNLFTGWYDVPLSDRGRREAIGAGQKLHSLGIHFDEAYTSVLTRAQLTLELILKEVGQENIPTFTTWRLNERHYGSLTGLNKQETAEKYGEQQVQIWRRSYDIAPPPMEPDHPYYKKIRDDPRYKDGPSTDEFPDSESLKDTSHRTIPYWRSYIIPKLRKGHTILVVAHQNSLRALVKYLDKLDPEQIMDLNLPTALPFVYEFDKHLQPIISFKFIEDEETVKQAMARVAAESKKKKKEE